The following coding sequences are from one Octopus bimaculoides isolate UCB-OBI-ISO-001 chromosome 3, ASM119413v2, whole genome shotgun sequence window:
- the LOC106875338 gene encoding FMRFamide receptor-like, producing MASNRILPNCTQIAMQNATATEEAEEREYSEFYTQSQFITGLILYPIFCIPGIIGNALTIIVLTQKTMRTSTNAFLSALAISDMIKLMNDLMYFIVLLISRSYPTIGKTAFGYIYPYAHFIFNLAACVSSWLIVSVAAERYLMVCHAAQAKTLCTRRIAIIVSAVIYTCMTILAIPSAIRYKTVSCFDYNQNKTVYDIHVTELWMNENFETAYNWIQNLLRSVIPFLVLIILNTYIINALRKTRANRRFSARNRITFMLIMVIVVFVVCITPDAIMSACFGLGYYDENLLVKGIREFTDTLLAVNAALNFVLYCLFNKVFREHFRTIFCHRLGGRRITMEPDESEYRRLSDQKNNLSIATKLTIQKTATTHV from the coding sequence atggcAAGTAATCGCATTCTACCAAACTGTACACAAATCGCAATGCAGAATGCTACTGCAACAGAGGAAGCCGAAGAGAGAGAATACAGTGAATTTTATACGCAATCGCAATTTATTACTGGTCTTATACTTTATCCTATATTTTGCATTCCAGGAATAATTGGCAATGCACTAACAATAATTGTATTGACACAAAAGACGATGCGAACCTCGACAAATGCATTCCTAAGTGCGTTGGCAATTTCAGACATGATTAAATTGATGAATGATTTAATGTACTTTATAGTTCTTCTTATTTCACGATCCTATCCGACAATAGGCAAAACAGCATTTGGCTATATTTATCCGTACGCTCATTTTATATTCAACCTTGCAGCCTGTGTTTCGTCATGGCTGATCGTATCAGTTGCAGCTGAAAGATATCTAATGGTATGTCATGCGGCACAAGCTAAAACCTTATGTACCCGAAGGATCGCAATTATTGTCAGTGCTGTTATTTACACATGCATGACTATTCTTGCCATACCGTCAGCTATAAGATATAAAACTGTATCCTGCTTTGATTATAATCAAAACAAAACGGTTTATGACATACACGTAACTGAATTATGGATGAACGAGAATTTCGAGACAGCTTACAATTGGATACAAAATTTACTAAGATCTGTAATTCCCTTTTTGGTGCTAATCATACTTAATACTTATATAATTAACGCTCTTCGAAAAACGCGAGCCAATCGAAGATTTTCAGCAAGAAACAGAATCACGTTCATGTTAattatggttattgttgtttttgtagtttgtATCACACCGGACGCTATCATGTCAGCATGCTTCGGCTTAGGTTATTATGACGAAAATCTACTCGTCAAAGGTATTCGAGAATTCACAGATACACTTTTAGCTGTGAATGCTGCATTAAATTTTGTACTCTACTGTTTGTTTAACAAAGTGTTTCGTGAGCATTTCCGAACGATATTTTGTCATCGTTTAGGTGGTCGACGTATTACAATGGAACCTGATGAAAGTGAATATAGGCGGTTATCAGATCAAAAAAATAACCTGTCTATAGCAACAAAGCTAACAATTCAAAAAACAGCTACGACACACGTTTGA